The following are from one region of the Pseudodesulfovibrio piezophilus C1TLV30 genome:
- a CDS encoding O-antigen ligase family protein, translating into MIVEQIIEIHIQAVIGVCCGYFLLNIIGPKRLGKSFLMTVFASGILALFQFAHVDFAWNIREYLQQYQNFIDVVYLTERSRAFGLSLTPVHLATQVCYGFAVWTSLRLLAADNYQNKHMFRIALKPLTVMIIFAVASGNRSPLLGFGIFILVALFFARPLLTLLVGTLTIPLLFVLCENYNAVYGYFKGYEIRALRVGDKSSQGREVLRAYGWLLFRYNPFGYGLNFSSVNYASKFWSQISQFENAQSILVNAVHNYYLNILHKYGILILPVAFYVFRTLIRHLYILMIFIPYIVHAYFHNDGPLQSDFIIWYFIPLFQLVVSNISSDSKEA; encoded by the coding sequence ATGATTGTAGAACAAATAATCGAAATCCATATCCAGGCTGTAATAGGCGTGTGTTGTGGGTATTTCCTCTTAAATATAATTGGCCCAAAGAGGTTGGGGAAATCTTTTTTAATGACAGTATTCGCATCAGGAATTTTAGCACTCTTCCAATTTGCTCATGTTGATTTTGCATGGAACATAAGAGAATATCTTCAACAATATCAAAATTTTATAGACGTCGTATATCTTACAGAACGAAGTCGTGCATTTGGATTGTCATTAACCCCTGTACACTTGGCCACCCAAGTCTGCTACGGCTTTGCAGTTTGGACCTCGTTGAGATTACTCGCTGCAGATAATTATCAAAACAAACACATGTTCAGGATAGCCTTGAAGCCCTTAACAGTCATGATCATCTTTGCGGTGGCTTCGGGCAATCGTTCCCCTTTATTAGGATTTGGAATATTCATACTTGTTGCGCTCTTCTTCGCAAGACCCCTTTTAACTCTCCTGGTTGGCACACTCACAATACCCCTGCTGTTTGTTTTGTGTGAAAATTACAATGCCGTATATGGATATTTTAAGGGCTACGAAATCCGTGCATTAAGAGTCGGGGACAAGTCATCACAAGGAAGAGAAGTTTTAAGAGCGTATGGTTGGCTCCTCTTTCGATATAACCCGTTTGGGTATGGTTTAAACTTTTCAAGTGTCAATTATGCCAGCAAATTTTGGTCACAGATATCACAATTTGAGAATGCCCAGTCAATACTCGTTAATGCCGTACACAATTATTACCTCAACATCCTGCACAAATACGGAATCCTAATACTCCCGGTCGCATTTTATGTATTCAGAACGCTGATACGTCATTTATATATACTTATGATCTTCATTCCATACATTGTACATGCATACTTCCACAATGATGGACCACTACAAAGTGATTTTATAATATGGTACTTTATACCGTTATTTCAATTAGTGGTAAGTAATATTTCAAGCGACAGTAAAGAAGCATAG
- a CDS encoding glycosyltransferase family 4 protein, with the protein MADKQKILIVGPRGIFGYEGGIEKFSDQFIYRAAHILEIDVLTLHPFKGKRLKGLKTISVMPTHALKTDKLNYIISSIKQHLKKKYDHIFILGTNFSILIPFFKVIFWKKVKIHLRSGSVDHTLKKWPPAIRLAMQLTERFCNYADTVISVSPSIQRHLASIGVHSHLIRNGLDKSHKMPLATRKKCKVVCVGRITAQKNYSVLINAARLIDDTNIKIDILGGADLSDEMHHLTQLMTSAIKPKIQFHGGVSRQMVYHHLSTASLYINCSVHEGMSNAILEAIQAGTPLLLSDIEANRDLQLPDFHYFDPHSPEDLILKIQDALSYMEKYIVPLDRFDDWDQTVDSIIHVTGMV; encoded by the coding sequence ATGGCAGATAAACAAAAGATATTGATAGTAGGACCCCGGGGCATATTTGGCTATGAAGGGGGAATAGAAAAATTCTCTGACCAGTTCATTTACCGCGCTGCTCATATTCTTGAGATTGATGTACTCACTCTCCACCCATTCAAAGGCAAAAGACTCAAAGGGTTGAAAACAATTTCAGTCATGCCCACACATGCATTAAAGACTGACAAGCTGAACTATATTATTTCAAGTATAAAACAACATCTTAAAAAAAAATATGACCATATTTTTATATTAGGAACTAATTTTTCCATACTCATCCCATTCTTTAAAGTGATATTCTGGAAGAAAGTGAAGATTCACTTACGCAGCGGATCTGTCGATCATACCCTCAAAAAATGGCCGCCGGCGATTCGCCTGGCCATGCAGTTAACTGAACGGTTTTGCAACTATGCAGACACCGTTATTTCAGTCTCTCCAAGCATCCAACGTCATTTGGCATCAATTGGAGTTCATTCCCATTTGATCAGGAATGGGCTTGATAAAAGTCACAAAATGCCCCTTGCAACAAGAAAAAAATGTAAAGTCGTATGCGTGGGCAGAATTACAGCCCAAAAAAATTATTCCGTGCTCATTAACGCAGCCCGCCTTATTGATGACACCAATATCAAGATAGACATACTCGGTGGTGCTGATTTGTCAGATGAAATGCATCATTTAACACAGCTAATGACGTCAGCGATCAAACCCAAAATCCAATTCCACGGGGGAGTGAGTCGGCAGATGGTATACCACCATTTATCAACGGCATCTTTGTATATAAACTGTTCTGTGCATGAAGGCATGTCAAATGCCATTCTTGAAGCTATACAAGCCGGCACTCCCCTTCTCCTTTCTGACATTGAGGCCAACAGGGATTTACAACTCCCGGACTTTCACTATTTCGACCCCCATTCACCAGAAGACCTGATCCTCAAAATTCAAGATGCGTTGTCATACATGGAAAAGTATATCGTTCCGCTTGATCGGTTTGACGATTGGGATCAAACAGTTGATTCAATAATTCATGTCACCGGCATGGTGTAA
- a CDS encoding MotA/TolQ/ExbB proton channel family protein — protein sequence MQLHDLASRLAGYFQAGGDIMYPLIILSLIMWTLAILKGIRFVREWKQEVPAEACLDYFQETQEAGDQNLSVWQKEILADYMRDRCDDPDLNRETLGVLRMRQESKVMRHIGTILILAAIAPLLGLLGTVTGMISTFDVIAQFGTGNARALASGISEALITTQSGLVVAVPGLIMGGLLFRRAEKLKGRIELFCIALQEHTDGFMRRREG from the coding sequence ATGCAGCTGCATGATCTTGCTTCACGTCTTGCCGGGTATTTTCAGGCAGGTGGGGACATTATGTACCCACTCATCATTCTCTCCTTGATTATGTGGACCTTGGCAATTCTCAAAGGGATCCGCTTTGTTCGTGAATGGAAACAGGAAGTCCCGGCTGAAGCCTGCCTGGACTACTTTCAGGAAACGCAAGAAGCTGGCGACCAGAATTTGTCTGTCTGGCAAAAAGAAATATTGGCAGACTATATGCGAGACAGGTGTGACGACCCTGATCTGAATCGAGAAACTCTCGGGGTTCTCCGCATGCGCCAGGAGTCCAAAGTCATGCGTCACATCGGCACCATTCTCATTCTTGCCGCCATAGCTCCCCTTCTGGGTCTCCTTGGTACTGTAACGGGCATGATTTCCACTTTCGATGTCATTGCTCAATTCGGAACCGGAAACGCACGGGCACTCGCTTCCGGTATATCAGAAGCTTTAATCACGACGCAGAGCGGTCTTGTTGTTGCCGTTCCAGGGCTTATCATGGGTGGATTGTTATTTAGACGTGCCGAAAAGCTCAAAGGCCGCATTGAACTTTTCTGCATTGCGTTGCAAGAGCATACTGACGGATTCATGAGGAGAAGAGAGGGATAG
- a CDS encoding DUF3450 domain-containing protein translates to MLKTIAICMACFFTWSTHASANDQAKDIHARATRAITEEAASQNQYQNWSDKKEEVSSEIRDLKAMDSWLEFQNTKYAKYIQKQETVIAELQRRKEEAKRISMELEPFLETIVNRLEQFVAQDLPFLSEERNNRIRFLHESLDDYHLSLSEKLRRVFEALQVEMEYDRNVASTNEEMLVDGIPTRVSIFRLGRTALFYQTADGSSAGVWNRQTSTWQPLDATYSTDLSRAREMASRQRSVELITLPVEAVQ, encoded by the coding sequence ATGCTGAAAACAATTGCCATTTGCATGGCTTGTTTTTTTACTTGGTCAACACACGCATCTGCAAATGACCAGGCCAAAGATATTCATGCGCGGGCAACCCGTGCCATAACTGAAGAAGCAGCCAGCCAAAACCAGTATCAAAACTGGTCTGACAAAAAAGAGGAAGTCTCTTCTGAAATCAGAGACCTCAAAGCAATGGATTCTTGGCTTGAGTTTCAAAACACAAAATATGCCAAATACATACAGAAGCAAGAAACTGTTATTGCAGAATTGCAAAGAAGAAAAGAAGAAGCCAAACGGATCAGTATGGAACTGGAACCTTTTCTTGAAACCATTGTGAATCGCTTGGAACAATTTGTCGCTCAGGATCTCCCCTTCTTGAGTGAAGAACGTAACAACCGTATCCGATTCCTCCATGAATCCCTGGACGATTATCATCTTTCTCTTAGCGAAAAACTCCGCCGTGTCTTCGAAGCCCTTCAGGTTGAGATGGAATACGACCGAAATGTCGCATCCACCAATGAAGAAATGCTGGTAGATGGCATCCCGACGCGAGTATCTATTTTCCGTCTTGGCCGAACTGCACTGTTCTACCAAACAGCAGACGGATCTTCCGCCGGAGTCTGGAATCGACAGACGAGCACATGGCAACCTCTTGATGCCACATACTCAACAGATCTCTCTCGAGCCAGGGAAATGGCATCCCGACAAAGATCAGTTGAATTGATCACTTTGCCTGTGGAGGCTGTACAATGA
- a CDS encoding MotA/TolQ/ExbB proton channel family protein, with protein sequence MKRIFLTLLIMTLFASIAYAQNWQKTAQSINAMVAQAEHNAQETRSILANEKKLVVADKKVLEHRIADKKKRFANLKQRYDELLKKETQLKEDLEQQAHELKTIDGTIRTAGKQARDYFHESLTTPEFPERSAILKTILTPDTFPGLLGIQRLLSLYLDEMEASGAVIRRTGAYIGTDGQDHTGEIIRIGTFSAAYREQDGSLGFLRPTAGGESLVAVKGDPGWSMSSTMNAFFDGTSAAFPIDISNGAALTRLAQEQKSVMEWLSAGGLLVWPIILVGVVAIILILERFYTLSRIRGNSTRNMKAILTMVSEGKWKQCQAFCSEKRKFPTCRIIGHTLQYMGNTREIIENAFQEGLLKELPTLERFLPTLHVLAAVAPLLGLLGTVTGMINTFQVITVYGTGDPRMMSGGISEALVTTQLGLAVAVPIMILHHILERRVDQIIGDMEEKGTGFAVALMKQGQIKKKQEELDAAA encoded by the coding sequence ATGAAACGCATTTTCTTGACTTTACTGATAATGACTCTCTTTGCTTCAATTGCATATGCTCAAAACTGGCAAAAAACCGCCCAGAGCATCAACGCTATGGTGGCGCAAGCTGAGCATAATGCTCAAGAAACAAGATCCATACTTGCAAACGAGAAAAAGCTTGTCGTCGCTGACAAAAAAGTCCTGGAACACCGGATAGCTGATAAAAAGAAACGTTTTGCCAATCTTAAGCAGCGCTACGATGAACTTTTAAAAAAAGAAACCCAACTCAAAGAAGACCTTGAACAGCAGGCTCACGAACTCAAAACCATTGATGGAACGATCAGAACAGCAGGGAAGCAGGCGCGCGACTACTTTCATGAAAGCCTCACAACACCCGAATTCCCAGAGCGGAGTGCGATTCTAAAGACAATCCTCACCCCGGACACCTTTCCAGGACTGCTTGGTATTCAGCGTCTTTTGAGCCTCTATCTGGACGAAATGGAAGCTTCCGGAGCAGTCATTCGACGGACAGGAGCCTACATCGGTACAGATGGACAGGACCACACCGGCGAAATTATCCGAATAGGCACTTTTTCAGCAGCGTATCGCGAACAGGACGGATCGCTCGGTTTTCTGCGTCCCACAGCCGGAGGGGAATCGCTTGTCGCTGTCAAAGGTGACCCAGGATGGTCCATGTCCAGCACCATGAATGCTTTTTTTGACGGGACCAGCGCAGCCTTTCCCATCGATATATCAAATGGTGCGGCTCTCACCAGATTGGCTCAAGAACAGAAAAGCGTCATGGAGTGGCTCAGTGCCGGAGGATTACTCGTCTGGCCCATCATCCTTGTCGGCGTGGTAGCCATCATCCTTATTTTGGAACGATTCTACACCTTGAGCCGAATCCGTGGCAATTCGACGCGCAATATGAAAGCCATATTGACCATGGTTTCTGAAGGGAAATGGAAGCAGTGCCAAGCTTTTTGCAGTGAAAAACGAAAATTCCCGACATGCCGTATCATAGGGCATACTTTACAATACATGGGAAATACCCGCGAAATAATAGAAAATGCATTCCAGGAAGGTCTTCTTAAAGAACTCCCAACCTTGGAGCGTTTTCTGCCCACTCTTCATGTTCTGGCAGCAGTGGCTCCCCTGCTCGGTCTTCTCGGAACAGTGACAGGAATGATCAATACATTTCAGGTGATCACTGTTTACGGAACAGGTGATCCAAGAATGATGTCAGGTGGTATCTCCGAGGCTTTGGTTACGACACAACTCGGGCTTGCTGTCGCTGTCCCCATCATGATTCTGCACCATATCCTTGAGCGACGCGTGGATCAGATAATTGGAGACATGGAAGAAAAGGGAACCGGCTTTGCTGTTGCTTTGATGAAACAGGGACAAATCAAGAAAAAACAGGAGGAACTCGATGCAGCTGCATGA
- a CDS encoding glycosyltransferase family 4 protein has product MNLVLFMTCKGSLKKWISEGIAKREFELYFEYLQRNLIDTLTLFSYCPDDHLSLDQMELPSDIKKKVFFVTPERELLSGMDHIRYSFNIRKIREATGGRRVICKTNQINGSWSALIAIFFGGIFFLRSGYILSRRCFKNGDYFKGALALTLELIATNFASLISVTTPNGKKSLARLKIMNSAKIFIAPTYVNTERFRPDPNINRKEAIVFVGRLETGKNIIALIEAVMNTGKKLLIIGRGSLEQKVTDLVAQSKGTIEHRQFMTNEEIAEVFKTHRYFALPSFHEGLPKVLIEAMSAGMVCMGTPTSGIADLISHNETGYLMQGYTVDDIQRCIEYTYSQPESDQVAQKGRAFIKKKHSIDSYIDSEFSQLKEMS; this is encoded by the coding sequence ATGAATCTCGTATTATTCATGACGTGCAAAGGCTCTCTCAAAAAATGGATAAGTGAAGGTATCGCCAAAAGAGAATTCGAACTCTACTTTGAATATCTGCAAAGAAATCTTATCGATACTTTGACTCTCTTTTCTTATTGCCCAGATGACCATTTGTCTCTTGATCAAATGGAACTTCCATCTGATATTAAGAAGAAAGTTTTTTTTGTAACTCCAGAGAGGGAGCTACTGTCTGGCATGGATCATATCAGATATTCATTCAACATCCGAAAAATTCGAGAAGCGACTGGTGGTCGCCGAGTTATATGTAAAACGAACCAGATTAACGGGTCTTGGTCCGCACTGATTGCAATCTTCTTCGGTGGGATATTCTTTTTGCGCTCGGGGTATATTCTCTCCCGTCGTTGCTTTAAAAATGGAGACTATTTCAAGGGGGCTCTTGCTCTCACCTTAGAACTAATAGCGACCAATTTTGCGAGCTTGATATCCGTGACCACTCCAAATGGGAAAAAATCTTTGGCGCGACTCAAAATAATGAATTCAGCTAAAATTTTTATAGCTCCAACCTACGTAAATACAGAGAGATTTAGACCTGATCCCAATATAAATCGCAAAGAGGCGATTGTCTTTGTTGGCCGATTGGAGACAGGCAAAAATATAATCGCTTTAATAGAGGCAGTCATGAACACTGGAAAAAAACTGCTTATTATCGGCAGGGGCAGCTTGGAGCAAAAAGTGACCGATTTGGTAGCACAAAGCAAAGGGACTATTGAACATAGACAATTCATGACAAATGAAGAAATAGCCGAAGTGTTCAAGACACACAGATATTTTGCACTTCCGAGTTTTCACGAAGGGCTTCCAAAGGTTCTGATTGAGGCCATGTCTGCGGGGATGGTCTGCATGGGCACCCCCACTTCTGGCATTGCGGACTTAATTTCACACAATGAAACGGGCTACCTGATGCAAGGCTATACTGTCGATGATATACAAAGATGCATTGAGTATACATATTCTCAGCCAGAAAGTGACCAGGTTGCACAAAAAGGCAGAGCTTTTATCAAGAAAAAACATTCAATTGATTCATATATTGATTCTGAATTTTCTCAACTTAAGGAAATGTCATGA
- a CDS encoding lipopolysaccharide biosynthesis protein yields MVNHYIKKYKKELSYFIANAPMAILASSLPGLVNYAVIIILTSFYEIESVGEYRLIMSYYGLIGLFSFLESSKIVIRSYVSEEKEAVASIFYLRLYGMLCVTSILFLIWISQDSGNNFISKEMLMAALFGCIIYPTELYLSYLQATCKFQRLAFLTLAKYSFSVVLFLISMHYYQSVFYSMTVQLATMGLFNIGYFLKYYSKFILSAGITAANPLVLVKHKTSKESLILSLANWLPSSLEHVDKLIIGHFFGLESLGMYTLAFSTGRFIYNGLKPAFYIYYKSYVKALPNNKLIQLATVAFTFLGIILSIGFKYLYTHNYLSSSFVKVEPVVYIMFISYGIALADTIYSQSYGLNKVTKSWHLLVSNALISIFCLILFGIAPIVPAEWAFIICASHYPIRHLGTISILSWLRHSQFTIIEKKLV; encoded by the coding sequence ATGGTAAATCACTATATAAAAAAATATAAAAAGGAGCTTTCCTATTTTATAGCGAATGCTCCAATGGCAATACTGGCCTCATCATTACCGGGATTAGTTAACTATGCAGTAATCATAATCCTTACTTCTTTCTATGAAATTGAATCCGTCGGTGAGTACCGATTGATAATGTCCTATTATGGTCTCATCGGGCTCTTTTCCTTTCTTGAAAGTTCCAAGATCGTGATACGATCATATGTTTCTGAAGAGAAAGAGGCTGTTGCATCAATCTTTTACTTGCGACTTTATGGGATGCTCTGTGTAACATCCATTCTCTTCCTAATCTGGATTAGCCAAGACTCCGGAAACAATTTTATTAGCAAAGAAATGCTGATGGCGGCTCTATTTGGATGTATTATATATCCAACGGAACTATATCTTTCCTACCTACAAGCTACTTGTAAATTCCAACGACTTGCGTTTTTAACACTTGCAAAATACAGCTTCTCAGTAGTTCTATTTCTCATTTCAATGCACTATTACCAATCTGTTTTTTACTCTATGACTGTGCAACTGGCAACAATGGGACTCTTCAATATTGGGTACTTTTTGAAATACTACTCAAAATTTATACTTAGTGCAGGTATTACAGCAGCAAATCCATTAGTACTTGTAAAACATAAGACATCAAAAGAATCCCTGATTCTAAGCTTGGCAAATTGGCTCCCAAGCTCCTTGGAACACGTAGATAAACTTATAATAGGTCACTTTTTTGGGCTTGAAAGCTTAGGTATGTATACATTGGCATTTTCTACTGGCCGGTTTATATACAATGGATTAAAACCAGCATTTTATATATACTACAAGAGCTATGTAAAAGCTCTTCCGAATAATAAGCTTATACAACTAGCAACTGTTGCGTTTACTTTTTTGGGTATTATTTTATCTATCGGATTTAAATATTTATATACTCATAACTATCTATCAAGTTCTTTTGTAAAAGTAGAACCTGTTGTATATATTATGTTTATATCCTACGGAATAGCTTTAGCGGATACAATCTATTCTCAGTCCTATGGCTTGAATAAAGTTACAAAATCATGGCACCTACTTGTATCCAATGCCCTCATCAGTATTTTTTGCCTCATACTGTTTGGTATAGCCCCAATAGTTCCTGCTGAGTGGGCATTTATCATATGTGCATCACATTATCCCATTAGACACCTCGGGACGATAAGCATTTTATCATGGCTACGGCATAGCCAATTCACTATTATTGAAAAGAAGCTGGTATAG
- a CDS encoding glycosyltransferase, giving the protein MKKLFSIVTNTLGHSNKLIEVLEIYLSSNHDIEIILTLDNPSLSFSQILPSSILNEKRMVLIENSSTLGPAICANNAIQASSGQYIVRNDDDDIPKHDRLGCILDFFNNNQSCDIVYSYAEGILEGSSKKWLIEGPTHDSDIKKLLLKKNFIVHSTVAFRFSSFKRIGFYNNSFFFAQDYDLYLRASRSGLRFGCIPKNLLTRVYHNQSITVKKRKRQILHSMAGRLLHHAQTENDQNLIVIMIRYLSLLILPNWVRTVRRALGHGR; this is encoded by the coding sequence ATGAAAAAATTATTTTCAATTGTAACCAACACACTTGGCCACTCAAATAAACTCATTGAAGTACTAGAGATATACCTCAGTTCAAACCATGACATTGAAATAATCCTCACGCTCGATAACCCTTCTCTTTCCTTCTCACAAATCCTTCCCAGCAGTATTCTCAATGAGAAAAGGATGGTTTTAATAGAGAATAGCAGCACTCTTGGCCCGGCAATATGTGCCAACAATGCAATTCAAGCTTCATCTGGGCAGTATATAGTTAGAAATGACGACGATGATATACCAAAGCATGACAGACTAGGATGCATTCTTGATTTCTTTAATAATAATCAATCGTGCGATATTGTATATTCCTATGCTGAAGGGATCCTCGAAGGATCTTCGAAAAAATGGCTTATTGAAGGGCCAACGCATGACTCTGATATAAAGAAGTTATTACTTAAGAAGAATTTCATTGTCCATTCAACTGTTGCTTTTAGATTTTCATCATTCAAAAGGATCGGTTTCTACAACAACTCATTCTTTTTTGCACAGGACTATGACCTGTATCTGAGAGCTTCACGAAGTGGATTGCGTTTTGGCTGCATACCTAAGAACCTGTTAACACGAGTTTATCATAACCAATCGATAACAGTAAAAAAAAGAAAGCGACAGATTCTGCACTCGATGGCAGGTCGACTACTGCATCATGCACAAACAGAAAATGATCAAAATCTTATCGTCATAATGATCCGCTACCTGTCTCTTTTGATACTCCCTAACTGGGTTCGAACAGTACGAAGAGCGTTGGGTCATGGCAGATAA
- a CDS encoding energy transducer TonB encodes MILRARGSGDYLAASMVAVMIVGLIYVGVLLLNGTEPSGDFSVVKGAIRIAAEQQERQVAPLERNKEIKEQKPPERLPKTMSSKPKSNTSKPLLSFNVPQFSADMHPSLDGEIALPVSNLGGVGFNMDEVDEVPQVLRQVTPEYPYNAKRNHIEGRVVVRMLVLSNGAPTNLTVQSSEPNGIFDKAALKAAKRWKFKPGHYKGQAVDTWVLLPFNFELTQ; translated from the coding sequence ATGATACTGAGAGCCCGTGGATCAGGCGATTACCTCGCCGCAAGCATGGTTGCGGTCATGATTGTCGGATTAATCTATGTGGGTGTCCTTCTGCTTAATGGCACAGAGCCATCAGGAGATTTCTCCGTTGTCAAAGGAGCTATACGCATTGCTGCGGAACAACAAGAGAGACAGGTCGCCCCCCTCGAACGCAACAAGGAAATCAAAGAACAAAAGCCACCGGAACGTTTGCCAAAAACAATGTCATCAAAACCCAAAAGCAATACAAGCAAACCTCTTCTCAGCTTCAATGTCCCGCAGTTCAGCGCAGATATGCACCCTTCACTTGACGGTGAAATAGCTCTCCCCGTGAGCAATTTGGGCGGAGTCGGTTTCAATATGGATGAAGTTGATGAGGTTCCACAGGTTCTTCGGCAGGTGACCCCGGAGTACCCATACAACGCCAAAAGGAATCACATAGAAGGACGCGTCGTTGTGCGTATGCTGGTTCTTAGCAACGGAGCACCAACAAACTTGACTGTTCAATCATCTGAACCAAACGGTATATTCGACAAAGCCGCACTCAAAGCTGCCAAGCGATGGAAATTCAAACCTGGCCACTACAAGGGACAGGCTGTAGATACCTGGGTTCTTCTTCCTTTCAATTTTGAGCTGACACAATGA
- a CDS encoding ExbD/TolR family protein: MKSIRSMRNGRSRRSDINMTPLIDMVFILLIFFIVTTSFVREAGVDVQRPSAQSAETKEKANVILGLTADGHIFVEGRALDIRSVRAYMERFLAETPEGAVVIVADKQSMTGATVQVLDQCRLAGVKNISIAARKI; this comes from the coding sequence ATGAAAAGCATTCGGTCCATGCGCAATGGACGCTCCCGCAGAAGTGACATCAACATGACACCATTAATTGATATGGTTTTCATTCTGCTCATATTCTTCATAGTGACCACAAGCTTTGTGCGTGAGGCTGGTGTTGATGTGCAACGCCCATCTGCCCAGTCTGCTGAAACCAAGGAAAAAGCCAATGTCATTCTAGGACTCACTGCCGATGGTCACATCTTTGTCGAAGGCAGAGCACTGGATATTCGATCAGTTCGAGCTTACATGGAACGATTTCTGGCAGAAACACCAGAGGGGGCTGTCGTCATTGTCGCTGACAAGCAAAGCATGACCGGCGCAACTGTTCAGGTCCTTGATCAGTGCCGACTCGCCGGTGTGAAGAATATCAGTATCGCGGCAAGGAAAATATAA